The genomic window CTCCTCGTCCGGCATGTCCGGCGGCTGGGCGTAGTCGGCGGGGACGAAGCGGGCCTTCCCGTCCTCGAAGTTGAACTCGTCCTCGTAGAGGTAGGGGGTGCCGGGGTGGTCCTCGTCGAAGCAGGGCCACTGGATGCCCTTGGTCTCCTCCTCGAGTCGCTCGTAGGTGACGCCGCCGTAGATGGGGACGAGGTCGTTGATCTCGTCCATCACGTCGGCCGGACCGTCGTAGTCCCAGTCGTAGCCGAACCGGCGGGCGAGCTGGATGAGGATCTCCTGGTCCGGTTTCGCCTTTCCGGGCGAGTCGACCGCGGGACGAACGCGCTGGATGCGCCGTTCGGTGTTCGTGAACGTGCCCGACTTCTCGGCGGCGGAGGCGGCCGGGAGGACGACGTCGGCGTACTCGGCCGACTCGGTCAGGAAGATGTCCTGTATGGCGAGGAAGTCGATATTCTCGAGCCCCTCCTCGGCGTTGTCGACGTCCGGTTCCGAGAGGACGGGATTCTCGCCCATGATGAACATGCCGCGGAGCTCGTCGTCGTTGATCGCGTGGAACATCTCCGGGAGCCGGAGCCCGATCTCGTTGGGCGGACGCTCCCCCCACGCGTCGGCGAACTTGTCCAGCACCTCCTCGTCGCCGAGGTCCTGGTATCCCGGGAGCGTGTGCGGGGCCGGTCCCATGTCGCCCCCGCCGCCCTGGACGTTGTTCTGTCCGCGGAACGCCGAGAGGCCGGCCCCGGGCTTGCCGAGGTTGCCCGTCAGCAGCGCGAGGTTGGCGATCGACATCACGTTCCGCGTGCCGGTGTTGTGCTGGGTCAGCCCCATCGCCCAGCCGAAGATGCAGGTGTCCGCGGTGGCGATCGTCTCCGCGGCCTGCTTCAGTTCCTCGGCGGGGACGGCCGTCAGCTCCTCGACCTTCTCGGGCGTGAACGGCTCGACCTTCTCCTTCAGTTCGTCGAAGTGCTTCGTCCGCTCCTCGATGAACTCCTCGTCGTGGAGGTCGTTCTCGATGATGTACCGCATCATCCCGTTCATCCAGGCAACGTCCTCGCCGGGCGTCGTCCGGATGTACTGGTCGGCGTGCTCGGCCAGCCCCATCTCGCGGGGATCGATGACGATGAGGTCCGCACCGTCGCGGACGTTCTGCTTGATCCGCGTCGCGAGCACGGGGTGGGACTCGGTCGTGTTCGAGCCGGTGATGAGATAGCAGTCGGTCTCCGCGATGTCCTCGTTGATTCGGTTGGTCATCGCGCCGTAGCCGACCGTCTGCTGCAGCGCGGCCACGGTCGAGGAGTGACAGAGCCGCGCGCAGTTGTCGACGTGGGGCGTCCCGAGAATCTGCCGAGCGAACTTCTGACAGAGGAAGTTCTCCTCGTTGGTCGTCTTCGAGGAGGAGATCACCGAGAGCGCCTCGCTGCCGTGTTCCTCGCGGACCTCCGAGAGCCCCTCGTAGACGCGCTCGAGGGCTTCCTTCCACGTGGCCTCGCGGAAGCCCTCGCGTCCGACCGGGCCGTCCGGCGCGTCCTCCTTCCGGATCAGCGGTTTCTCGAGTCGGTCGTCGGCGTCGACGTAGTCGTAGCCGAACTTGCCCTTGACGCAGGTCGAGAAGTCGTTCGCCGGCGCCGAGTCGGGCTCGGCGGGGCGGACGCCCAGCACCTCGCCGTCCTTGCCGTAGAGCTCGAATCGGCAGCCGACCGCGCAGTAGTTACAGGTGGTCTCGGCCTTCTCGATCCGCGAGAGGCGCGCGTCGCCGATGGTCGTCGCGACGTTGAACAGCTGGCCGGCCGGCATCGCCTCGCTGGCGATCCCCTCGGAGAAGTGCTCGAACTCCTCGAGCGCGCGGTCGCCGACCTCCTTTAAGGTGTGTCTCATCTGGCGCTTCGAGTCCCCGGCGCGCGCTCTCGCGATCGACATGAAGCGGGCGACGCCGGACAGGTCCTCCTCGGGCTCCCCTCGCCCGTCCACGTCGTAGGGGAGGTCCCGGTTCGGCGCCTCGGTCTGATCGGCCGTCTCGGCCTTCGGGCTCTCGAGGACCTTCCCGATGGAGTTCTCCTGGGTGAAGCCGGGCAGGGGAATCGTCGCGGCGTCGGTCAGCCCCTGCTCGACCAGCGCGCCGGTCGGGCAGACGGTCGCGCAGTGGCCACAGGAAACGCAGGTCGACTCGTCGAAGGTCTCCTCGCCGTTCTGGAAGGCGATGCGGGTGTCCTGGCCGTTGCCCTCCATCCGGAGGACGCCCTCGACCTGCACGTCGTTACAGGCCTCGACGCAGCGGTTACAGAGGATACACTTGTTGCGGTCGATCTGAATGGCCGGCGAGGTGTCGTCGAGCGGTTCGTACTGGTCGCGGTCCTCGAAGACGCCCCAGCGGGGCTCCTCGACGCCCTGCTCGATGGAAGTGTCCTGGAGTTCGCAACGGCCGTTCTGACCACAGGTCGTACAGCGGAGGTTGTGGTCGGAGAGTTGGAGGTCGAGGTTGACCTCGCGCGCTTCGGCCGCGTCGTCCTCGTCAGTTCGGACCGTCATCCCCTCCTCGACGGGCTGTGAGCAGGACGTCACGAGTCCGTGCTCTTCCGTGTGGACGGTGCAGGTCCGACACTCGCCGCGCGGACCGATCGCGTCGGCCTGTTCGGTGTCGCGGTCGTAGTAACAGAGCGCGGCCAACTCGTCGGCCGGTTCGACGGACTCGATCGCGTCGATGATCGTCGAGCCCGGCGGCACCGAGACGGGCGTCCCGTCGACCGTAAGCCGGGTCATTCCGTCCTCGCCGTCTCCGGAGCGCACGTCCGGATCGTTGGCGGTGCCGGTCTCGAACTGCTCCGTGAGGGGCGTGCTCGGCCGCGGATCGGTGACGGCCGGCACCGAGGGGAGTCGCTCGACCGCGGTCGGCCGCCGTTCGGCCTCCACGTCGTCGACGTGACTCGCCACGTCGTCGCGCTCGCTGCTCATCGTTCTCCCCCGCGATGGCCGGCGGTCTGGGTCATCGCGGCCTCGCACTCGCCGCTGGGACAGCGCCCCTCCGCGTGCGCGGCCACTTCGCGCTCGAACTCGCGCATCCCCGTGACGGCCGGCCGGATCGCCGTCCGGCCGAAGTGGCAGATGCTCGTCTCGCCCATCACCCGCGTCAGTTCGCGTATCTTCGCGTCTCGGTACTGACCGTCGTAGATGTCTCGAAGCATGTTCGTGAGTTCCTGGCTTCCCTCGCGACAGGTGACACAGCGCCCGCAGTTCTCCTCCATCGCGAAGTTCGCGCGCCGCCCGGCCGTCGCGAGCACGCAGTTGTCCTCGTCGAGCAGTTCGACCACGCCCTCCGTTCCGAGCCCCGCGCCCTCGAGGGCGGGCGCCGACGGGGACCGGGAGAGCGACCGCGTGAACCCGCCGAACTGGCCGCCGACGCAGGCCATCTTGAACCGGCCCTCGAGGGTGACGGCCTCGCGGGCGTCGGACAGGTCCCCGCCGGTCGGCAGCTCCACGGTCGCCGCCGCGTCGACGTCGCCCGTCACGGTCACGAGGCGAGTTCCGGGATCGGCGTCGTCGGCGTCGAACTCGTCGGGGCGGAGCATCGCGCGGCGGACCTGCGCCATCGTCCGCGGCGTGTGAATGACGGTCGGCCGCCCGTAGAGCCCGTGTTCGGCCGGCGACGGCGGTCGGAGACGCGCCTCGAGGCGGTCGTTGCCCTCCATGGCCTCGAGGGCCATCGTCGGCTCGCCGGCGATGTACCGATCCGGCCCGACGACGACCTCGGGCCCGCTCTCCAGATCGAGTCGTTCGGCGAACCGCTCCTCGGCGTTTCGGGCGGCCTCGTGGACGCGCTCGCGGGCTCGGTCGTCGTTCTCGTTGCAGTAGACGACGACGTCGTCGGCGCCGACCAGCTCGGCGACGGCGAGGGCCCCGTCGAGCACCTCGCCCGGCGCGGCCTCGAGCAGCGTCCGGTCGGTCGCGTTGCGGTCGTCGCTCTCGTTGGCGTTGACGACGACGACGGGTTTCTCGTCCTCGTCCTCGGACTCGTCCCGACTCTCGGCGGCTGCCGTATACGCCAGTTCCCACTCCTCCGCGACGGGATCGTCGACGCTCCAGTCTCCCCGACCGCGGCCGAGCAGCCCCACGTCGCGGACCCGCGAGAGGGCCTCCTCGGGGTCGTCGTCGGCCAGCTCGGCCGCCGAATCGTCGGGAACCGACGCGGGATCGATCCAGCCACAGCGGCCGAGGACGCGGCGCCGACCCACCGCGAGCGGCCCGTCCTCGGGCGTCGGGAGCGACGACGGCGCCGGCTCGTGCTCGACGACCGCCATCGCGTCGTCGGTCGGGAGGTCCCCGCGCTCGAACGTCTCTACCAGCGACCCGAGTCGGCCCGTGACCGAGCCCGGGTAGAACGCCGTCCGGTCCTCGCGGGTGAGGAGGACGAGCGGCTCGAGAGCCCTGACGCCGGTCGGTCCCGTCTCGACGACGGGCGTGTCCGTGGCCACCGAGCGGATCTCCTCGAGGGCGCGGCGTTTCCGCCGTCGGCTCCGCGATCCGGCGGCGACCCGGATCACCGTCTCTTCGCCGGTCGGAACACTCCGTTCAGCCATTACCCCCGACGACGACACCCCGGTCCGAAAAGGCACGGCCTGAAAGGGTATGGAACGGTTCGCCGGTACGTCGGCCGTTCGATGGGATCCGACGCGCGAATCGGCGGCCGAACCGTGGTCCCGATACTCGAGTCGATGCGAGCGCCGCGTTCCGGCGACGCTCGTCGCCGCTCAGAACGGCGGTTCCAGCTTCGGCGCGGCGGTGCGACGGCGCCAGAGAACCAGTCCCGCGAGCGTGATCGCGATCGCGACGAGGGTCAGAAACACTGGTCGGGTGCGTCGACCGCGCTCCGATTGCGACTGGGACGCTTCGGACGGTGTTCGATCGTCGAACATGGGTCAGCGTTCGCCGGCGCGCCGGATAGACCTTCGGCCGGTGACGGCCGCGAACGCGGCCCGCGGCCGAATCGCTGATCAGTCGGTCGCCTGTTCGGAGGGGCGCCGACTCGGTTCGCCGCGCTCGTCACGGACGGCCTCGATCCGGTAGTAGAGGACGGCCACGGCGGCCAGTCCGACCACCAGCGCGCCGACGATGATGTAGAACGCCATGACGTAGCTGTTGGTCCGCTCGACGATCTCGGAGACGAGCATCGGTCCGGCGACACCGGCCGCGCCCCACGCCGTCAGGGTGTAGCCGTGGATGGCGCTGAGTTCCTTCGTCCCGAACAGGTCGCCCAAGTACGCCGGCAGACAGGCGAATCCGCCACCGTACGCAGTGATGATGAGAAACATCAGGCCCGAGAACAGCCAGAGGTGGCTGAGCTGGGGCATCAGTAGGAACGCGGCGATCTGAAGGCCGAAGAACACGCCGTAGGTGCTCGTCCGGCCGATGTAGTCGGAGGCGGTCGCCCAGAAGATTCGGCCGCCGCCGTTGAAAACGCCGATCAGCCCGACGACCGACGCGGCGGTGGCCGCGTTAACGTCGGCGATGGCCTGAGTCATCGGCGACGCGACCGACAGCAGCATGATCCCGGCCGAGATGTTGATGAACATGATCAGCCACACGAGGTAGAACCGCGGCGTCCGCAGGGCCTCGCTGCCGGTGAGTTCCGCGAGGTCGGTGTTTACCGAGACGCCCTTCGCGTTGTCCGAGGTGTCGATCTCGCTCTC from Haloterrigena sp. KLK7 includes these protein-coding regions:
- a CDS encoding OFA family MFS transporter; translation: MVRTEANRNRWLIALSAVAIHLSIGSIYAYSVYQNPLRDELGWAISDVSLAFTVAIVFLALSAAFLGGFVENHGPRTSGLIAAGTFGLGIIGAGVSVQLESYAAFVLTFGVISGIGIGLGYITPISTLVQWFPDRRGMATGMAVMGFGAGALVTGPVANYIIETVNIPVTFYALGIGYFLLMAAGASYLKKPPVDWVPEGTDESEIDTSDNAKGVSVNTDLAELTGSEALRTPRFYLVWLIMFINISAGIMLLSVASPMTQAIADVNAATAASVVGLIGVFNGGGRIFWATASDYIGRTSTYGVFFGLQIAAFLLMPQLSHLWLFSGLMFLIITAYGGGFACLPAYLGDLFGTKELSAIHGYTLTAWGAAGVAGPMLVSEIVERTNSYVMAFYIIVGALVVGLAAVAVLYYRIEAVRDERGEPSRRPSEQATD
- a CDS encoding NADH-ubiquinone oxidoreductase-F iron-sulfur binding region domain-containing protein, producing the protein MAERSVPTGEETVIRVAAGSRSRRRKRRALEEIRSVATDTPVVETGPTGVRALEPLVLLTREDRTAFYPGSVTGRLGSLVETFERGDLPTDDAMAVVEHEPAPSSLPTPEDGPLAVGRRRVLGRCGWIDPASVPDDSAAELADDDPEEALSRVRDVGLLGRGRGDWSVDDPVAEEWELAYTAAAESRDESEDEDEKPVVVVNANESDDRNATDRTLLEAAPGEVLDGALAVAELVGADDVVVYCNENDDRARERVHEAARNAEERFAERLDLESGPEVVVGPDRYIAGEPTMALEAMEGNDRLEARLRPPSPAEHGLYGRPTVIHTPRTMAQVRRAMLRPDEFDADDADPGTRLVTVTGDVDAAATVELPTGGDLSDAREAVTLEGRFKMACVGGQFGGFTRSLSRSPSAPALEGAGLGTEGVVELLDEDNCVLATAGRRANFAMEENCGRCVTCREGSQELTNMLRDIYDGQYRDAKIRELTRVMGETSICHFGRTAIRPAVTGMREFEREVAAHAEGRCPSGECEAAMTQTAGHRGGER
- the fdhF gene encoding formate dehydrogenase subunit alpha, encoding MSSERDDVASHVDDVEAERRPTAVERLPSVPAVTDPRPSTPLTEQFETGTANDPDVRSGDGEDGMTRLTVDGTPVSVPPGSTIIDAIESVEPADELAALCYYDRDTEQADAIGPRGECRTCTVHTEEHGLVTSCSQPVEEGMTVRTDEDDAAEAREVNLDLQLSDHNLRCTTCGQNGRCELQDTSIEQGVEEPRWGVFEDRDQYEPLDDTSPAIQIDRNKCILCNRCVEACNDVQVEGVLRMEGNGQDTRIAFQNGEETFDESTCVSCGHCATVCPTGALVEQGLTDAATIPLPGFTQENSIGKVLESPKAETADQTEAPNRDLPYDVDGRGEPEEDLSGVARFMSIARARAGDSKRQMRHTLKEVGDRALEEFEHFSEGIASEAMPAGQLFNVATTIGDARLSRIEKAETTCNYCAVGCRFELYGKDGEVLGVRPAEPDSAPANDFSTCVKGKFGYDYVDADDRLEKPLIRKEDAPDGPVGREGFREATWKEALERVYEGLSEVREEHGSEALSVISSSKTTNEENFLCQKFARQILGTPHVDNCARLCHSSTVAALQQTVGYGAMTNRINEDIAETDCYLITGSNTTESHPVLATRIKQNVRDGADLIVIDPREMGLAEHADQYIRTTPGEDVAWMNGMMRYIIENDLHDEEFIEERTKHFDELKEKVEPFTPEKVEELTAVPAEELKQAAETIATADTCIFGWAMGLTQHNTGTRNVMSIANLALLTGNLGKPGAGLSAFRGQNNVQGGGGDMGPAPHTLPGYQDLGDEEVLDKFADAWGERPPNEIGLRLPEMFHAINDDELRGMFIMGENPVLSEPDVDNAEEGLENIDFLAIQDIFLTESAEYADVVLPAASAAEKSGTFTNTERRIQRVRPAVDSPGKAKPDQEILIQLARRFGYDWDYDGPADVMDEINDLVPIYGGVTYERLEEETKGIQWPCFDEDHPGTPYLYEDEFNFEDGKARFVPADYAQPPDMPDEEYPITLSSGRVLYHWHTGTMTRRVGTLMNHVPESFVTIHPEMADQLGVEDGEYVRVESRQGEIVVRATVEDTSDPGVVFIPMHFPQGAINKLTQHELDPTSFIPQYKVTSVRISPLEKDPEEVSADVHPTPGQLEGQGGDPEDVGGRQADD